The DNA sequence ACGTGCGACCGCACCTGGAGATGCTGGTGCTCGGGGCAGTAGCAGTGGGATCGGTGCTGGGCCCGCGGATGGTGGAACGCCGCCGTGGCAGCTTGGTGTTCGTCGGCGGCGGTTCAGCCCGAACGCCGTTGCGGTTCTTCGGCAATCTCGGCATGGCGATGGCCGGATTGCGCAACTACGCCCTCATGCTGGCCTCGGCGCTGGCCAAGGCGGACGCGCACGCGGCGTTCTACACCGCGGCCGGCATGATCGGGGCAGAAGGGGCGGTACAACCCGGACAGCTCGATCCTGTGCTCATGGCGGAGCGGATGTACACCCTGGTCTCCCAGCGTGACGGCAAGGAGGTTCTGATGACTCCTGACGGTGAAGTGGTGCCCAGCGGCAGGTAGACCCGCCGCATTAGTCAGTCGCCCAGTAGGGAGTCGGGGTCGAAATCCGCAGCAAGGGAAGCGAAGTGCGGGGTACGGCGCTGCAGGAAAGAGTCGACACCTTCGCGGCAGTCCGGCCCCGCAGCCAGCGCAGTCAAGGCCAGATCGGCACGGTCGTAGGTCGCCTCGAAATCGCTGACCATATCCCTGTGAACCTGGCGTTTGATCACGGCCATGGCTGTGGGTGAGCACTCGGCGGCCAGCATCTGCGCATACTGCCGAGCGTCGCTGAGCAACTTCTCCGGTGTGCTGAGTCGGCTCACGACACCGAGGGACAGTGCCTCCTCGGCGTCGAAAGTCCGGCCCGACAAGAGCAGATCTAAAGCGCGTTCAGGACCGAT is a window from the Mycolicibacterium anyangense genome containing:
- a CDS encoding SDR family NAD(P)-dependent oxidoreductase codes for the protein MTTSHVLIVGAGTGLSLSTARRFGREGWTVHLMARSPERLGGLAESLAAEGVAVRTHIGDVTDHSGLSTVVAAIDDATPLDACIFQPRGSEDMVDVLQASVDNVRPHLEMLVLGAVAVGSVLGPRMVERRRGSLVFVGGGSARTPLRFFGNLGMAMAGLRNYALMLASALAKADAHAAFYTAAGMIGAEGAVQPGQLDPVLMAERMYTLVSQRDGKEVLMTPDGEVVPSGR